Proteins encoded together in one Chitinophaga sp. LS1 window:
- a CDS encoding universal stress protein: protein MKKILAVIDAVNYTAKQLDVIATVTSLHEHTLTLLLLEDTKSAGQLLSASSIEGFSGKYYETMKKSEIERKEIIEDNYLTLKQDCKARELSCTIKKIKGIAEEEVVTESRFADLLIIGKALSFPFLFDTNPTGFVKNMLLHAQCPVMVLPEVPNAANGVAFCYNGTYSSMYAIKAFAALFPELVNRHCEIVYVCEKGEKTIPLKTQLQEYLKAYDAHVTYKILTGQADIAIQAYLDTKTELISTFGAYGRSRVSRFFNSSSADNIIRNLKGPVFITHPTGHL from the coding sequence ATGAAAAAAATACTTGCCGTCATCGATGCTGTCAACTATACAGCAAAACAACTGGACGTTATCGCCACAGTGACTTCTTTACACGAACATACCCTGACACTGCTGCTACTGGAAGACACCAAAAGTGCCGGCCAGCTGTTATCGGCCAGTAGTATTGAAGGATTTTCAGGTAAATATTATGAAACAATGAAGAAGAGTGAGATTGAAAGAAAAGAGATCATTGAAGACAATTACCTTACCCTGAAACAGGATTGTAAAGCAAGGGAACTATCCTGTACTATCAAAAAAATAAAAGGTATTGCAGAAGAGGAAGTTGTGACAGAAAGCCGTTTTGCAGATCTGCTTATTATCGGGAAAGCGCTTTCGTTCCCGTTCCTGTTTGATACAAATCCAACAGGTTTTGTTAAAAACATGCTTCTCCATGCGCAATGCCCGGTAATGGTGTTGCCGGAGGTGCCCAATGCCGCTAATGGCGTTGCTTTTTGTTATAATGGGACTTACTCTTCCATGTATGCGATCAAGGCATTTGCGGCGCTGTTTCCTGAGTTGGTAAACAGGCATTGTGAGATAGTATATGTCTGTGAAAAAGGAGAGAAAACCATACCGCTAAAAACGCAATTGCAGGAGTACCTGAAAGCGTATGATGCGCATGTGACTTACAAAATTCTGACAGGTCAGGCAGATATAGCGATACAGGCATATCTGGATACAAAAACGGAGCTGATCAGTACATTTGGAGCATATGGTCGCAGCAGGGTGTCAAGGTTTTTTAACAGCAGCAGTGCTGATAATATTATACGTAATTTAAAAGGACCGGTATTTATTACTCATCCTACAGGTCATTTATGA
- a CDS encoding LysR substrate-binding domain-containing protein, which produces MELRQLKYFIRAAELQNFTDAANELYITQSTLSQQIKQLENTLGVLLFDRLGKRIRLTEAGNLFLPHAYKTVLQATEGQQVLNDLIDLKTGVLNIGSTYGLSALLVKALPIFRSMYPQVVVNIIFGSTNELLQKLDKGTVDCMLSFMETNDDGQLEIHRLFTAHLSLITHESHPMADYKKIKLTEIKGLTLALPSAGFSIRQLFDKVVAEAGVQLNIDIEVNDINTLLQLADTKNWCTVLMNSSLFGFPSLRAIPISHADFKRHATILFSAKYYRKHALTAFNKILKDCAKEFNPK; this is translated from the coding sequence ATGGAACTGAGGCAATTAAAATACTTTATCCGGGCAGCCGAATTACAAAACTTTACAGATGCGGCCAATGAACTGTACATTACACAAAGTACCCTTTCGCAGCAGATCAAGCAGCTGGAAAATACGCTGGGGGTTTTGTTATTCGACAGACTGGGAAAACGGATACGGTTAACCGAAGCAGGAAATCTCTTTTTGCCTCATGCTTATAAGACCGTGCTGCAGGCAACGGAAGGGCAGCAGGTTTTGAATGACCTGATAGACCTGAAAACCGGGGTACTGAATATTGGCAGCACTTATGGATTGTCTGCATTGCTGGTAAAAGCATTGCCCATTTTCAGGAGCATGTACCCTCAGGTTGTAGTGAATATCATATTCGGATCCACTAACGAGTTGTTACAGAAACTGGACAAAGGTACAGTGGATTGTATGTTGTCATTTATGGAAACCAATGATGACGGGCAACTGGAAATACATCGATTATTTACAGCACATCTATCATTGATCACGCATGAAAGCCATCCGATGGCTGATTATAAAAAAATCAAACTGACTGAGATCAAGGGACTGACACTGGCTTTGCCATCAGCAGGTTTCAGTATTCGTCAATTATTTGACAAGGTAGTGGCAGAAGCAGGAGTTCAATTGAATATAGATATAGAAGTGAATGATATCAATACACTCCTGCAGTTGGCCGACACTAAAAACTGGTGTACGGTTTTAATGAATAGCTCATTATTTGGGTTTCCTTCATTAAGGGCGATACCAATCAGTCATGCTGATTTTAAAAGGCATGCGACTATTTTGTTTTCTGCGAAGTATTACAGAAAACATGCATTGACGGCGTTTAATAAGATCCTGAAAGATTGTGCGAAGGAATTCAATCCAAAATAA
- a CDS encoding DUF3570 domain-containing protein, whose translation MKKLNLAILAMFAGILYAHAQTPADSGTYKNRTLQLEEVNIISSYYHQDGDHAAVTGGIGTQNLTDLSNSIQVTLSKYDKRDRKHTWNVELGIDHYTSASSDKIDPKTISSASSADTRFYPSVSWEMENKNGTTLGAGVSFSHEFDYQSIGANLLFAQKTHNKMGEFSLKLQTYQDNLKLIYPIELRTDGSYGEHDDYATAGRKTYSGSVSWSQIVNSRFQLMFLMDVIYQSGYLGLPFHRVYFNDNSVHVEKLPDSRLKIPLGIRANYFLGDKVVLRGYYRYYHDNWNITAHTASLETSVKLSPFYSLTPFYRYNHQVGTKYFAAYQAHTSADEYYTSNYDLSGFDSHFFGAGIRMIPPHGVFGWQHFNMLELRYGHYTQTNGLQANIVSLNLKFK comes from the coding sequence ATGAAAAAACTGAACCTCGCTATACTGGCAATGTTCGCAGGTATATTGTATGCGCATGCACAAACGCCTGCCGATTCCGGCACCTACAAAAACCGGACATTACAACTGGAAGAAGTAAATATCATATCCAGCTACTATCATCAGGATGGTGATCATGCAGCGGTGACGGGTGGTATTGGTACACAAAACCTAACAGATCTATCCAATTCCATACAGGTCACACTTTCAAAATATGACAAACGTGATCGTAAGCATACCTGGAATGTAGAACTGGGAATTGATCACTACACCTCTGCTTCGTCTGACAAAATAGATCCTAAAACGATTTCTTCTGCCTCATCTGCTGATACGCGGTTTTACCCATCTGTATCCTGGGAAATGGAGAATAAAAATGGGACGACCTTAGGTGCAGGAGTATCTTTCTCTCATGAATTTGACTATCAGTCTATCGGTGCAAACCTGTTGTTCGCACAGAAGACACATAATAAAATGGGAGAATTCTCGCTTAAACTGCAAACCTACCAGGATAACCTGAAACTGATATATCCTATTGAATTGAGAACAGATGGCAGTTATGGAGAACATGATGACTACGCTACGGCAGGGAGGAAAACCTATAGTGGCAGCGTGTCATGGTCACAGATTGTTAACTCCCGGTTCCAGCTGATGTTTTTGATGGATGTAATTTATCAATCCGGTTATCTTGGCTTACCTTTTCATAGGGTGTATTTCAATGATAATAGTGTGCATGTGGAGAAATTACCAGATAGCAGGCTGAAAATACCTTTAGGGATACGGGCAAACTATTTCCTGGGGGATAAAGTAGTGCTGCGGGGGTATTATCGGTATTACCATGATAACTGGAACATCACCGCGCATACTGCGAGTCTTGAGACTTCTGTGAAGTTGTCGCCATTTTATTCGCTTACGCCTTTTTACAGGTATAATCATCAGGTGGGTACGAAATACTTTGCAGCCTATCAGGCGCATACCAGTGCGGATGAGTATTATACCAGCAATTATGATTTGTCTGGTTTTGACAGTCATTTCTTTGGTGCAGGAATACGTATGATACCACCACATGGAGTGTTTGGCTGGCAGCATTTTAATATGCTGGAATTGAGGTATGGGCATTATACGCAAACTAATGGGTTGCAGGCGAATATTGTTTCGTTGAATCTGAAGTTTAAATAA
- a CDS encoding DUF4266 domain-containing protein, translating into MIKTTCTLIVLGSITATLLASCTTVKEYQKNRLNDGEMTLGNRKVEKTELSFESYREGASGANGAKSGGGCGCN; encoded by the coding sequence ATGATTAAAACAACCTGTACGCTAATAGTGCTGGGTAGCATCACCGCTACCCTACTGGCTTCTTGTACAACCGTCAAAGAATACCAGAAGAATCGCCTGAATGATGGTGAGATGACGCTGGGCAACCGCAAAGTGGAAAAAACAGAATTGAGTTTCGAATCTTACCGGGAAGGTGCCTCCGGGGCTAATGGAGCTAAAAGCGGCGGTGGATGTGGTTGTAACTAA
- a CDS encoding FAD:protein FMN transferase: protein MLQENDVVCLTEKVYRKVLKLMGNRFELTVVCENEQKASAHIHAAIEEIRRIERLLTTFNEESQTSMINRYAGIQPVTVDREVCELILRAAKISRITQGAFDLSYGSVDKSLWNFDQQMTTLPDPDTAREMVKLIDYRNIWVNPETNEVMLLKKGMRIGFGGIGKGYAAECAKQLLRQRGVYSGIVNAAGDLTAWGTQPDGTPWTVGIADPDSTLHPFSYLNISDQAIATSGNYEKYVIIKGKKYSHTIDPKTGLPVTGIKSVSIISTNAEIADAMATPVMIMGIRAGLNMINQIKQIACIIIDNQNKIFTSDNIQLQ from the coding sequence ATGCTACAGGAAAATGATGTTGTATGCCTGACAGAAAAGGTATACAGAAAGGTACTGAAACTCATGGGCAATCGTTTCGAGCTGACGGTTGTATGCGAAAATGAGCAAAAAGCCTCGGCACACATCCATGCTGCCATTGAAGAAATACGTCGTATTGAACGCCTGCTCACCACCTTTAATGAAGAAAGTCAGACATCCATGATCAACCGGTATGCCGGTATCCAGCCTGTAACAGTAGATAGGGAAGTCTGCGAATTAATTTTGCGGGCAGCAAAAATCTCCCGTATTACACAAGGAGCCTTTGACCTGAGTTACGGATCTGTAGATAAAAGTCTGTGGAATTTCGATCAGCAAATGACTACATTACCCGATCCGGATACTGCCCGGGAAATGGTTAAGCTGATCGATTACCGGAATATATGGGTCAACCCTGAAACAAATGAAGTCATGCTACTAAAGAAGGGCATGCGTATTGGTTTTGGGGGTATAGGAAAAGGGTATGCCGCAGAATGCGCGAAGCAATTGTTGCGCCAGAGAGGTGTATACAGCGGTATCGTCAATGCAGCAGGGGATCTGACTGCCTGGGGCACACAACCGGATGGCACCCCCTGGACCGTAGGTATTGCAGATCCAGATAGCACACTCCATCCCTTCTCTTATCTCAACATCTCTGATCAGGCAATTGCTACCTCCGGCAATTATGAAAAATATGTAATCATAAAAGGGAAAAAGTATTCACATACCATTGATCCGAAAACAGGACTACCTGTCACAGGCATCAAAAGTGTATCCATTATCAGCACCAATGCTGAAATAGCCGATGCCATGGCCACCCCCGTGATGATCATGGGTATCAGGGCCGGCCTGAATATGATTAACCAGATTAAACAGATTGCCTGTATCATTATCGACAACCAGAATAAAATATTTACTTCAGATAATATCCAACTTCAATGA
- a CDS encoding thioredoxin family protein, which translates to MKVLLIALSCLWTFTTPVWETDFEKARQTAVNNHHLILLNFSGSDWCGPCIRLKNEFFNNTAFLTFADQQLVLLNADFPRSKKNQLSKEQQKRNDSLADKYNPEGHFPYTLLLDENGKVLKTWEGIPNTTPEGFVDQLKNTFHATGK; encoded by the coding sequence ATGAAAGTACTGCTAATTGCATTGTCATGCCTATGGACATTTACCACCCCCGTGTGGGAAACAGATTTTGAAAAGGCCAGACAGACAGCCGTGAACAATCACCACCTGATTCTATTAAACTTTTCGGGATCTGACTGGTGTGGTCCATGTATCCGCCTTAAAAATGAATTTTTTAATAATACTGCCTTTCTAACCTTTGCCGATCAGCAATTAGTATTACTTAATGCAGATTTCCCCCGTTCAAAAAAGAATCAGTTAAGTAAGGAACAACAAAAGCGAAATGATAGCCTGGCGGACAAATATAATCCAGAAGGCCATTTTCCTTACACACTGTTACTCGATGAAAATGGCAAGGTATTAAAGACCTGGGAAGGGATTCCCAATACTACACCAGAAGGTTTTGTCGATCAGCTTAAAAACACCTTCCATGCTACAGGAAAATGA
- a CDS encoding helix-turn-helix transcriptional regulator yields MMKNTSPVRIHSISELHRLRKFPPPMHPSISVLELTAVNAEFLEVSKSMVFDFYVIALKRNFNLNLKYGQHRYDFDEGVLYFMAPGQVFGMGQDAAGDSNEVKGWMLLIHPDFLWHTSLAKGIKRYDYFDYSVNEALFLSDKEEATIVSILQNIRQEYQANMDQFSQHIIINHVEALLNYADRFYHRQFLTRKIANHQVLERLDDLLKEAFSSTKLLSSGVPTVQQIADQLHLSRNYLSTLLTIATGRNTQQHIQDKLIAVARERISTTTLSVSEIAYELGFEHPQSFSRIFKVKTGMSPLAFRESFRQ; encoded by the coding sequence ATGATGAAAAACACATCACCTGTTCGCATCCATTCCATCAGCGAACTGCATCGACTCAGAAAATTTCCGCCGCCCATGCACCCATCGATCAGTGTGCTGGAATTAACAGCTGTCAATGCAGAGTTTCTGGAAGTCTCCAAATCCATGGTATTTGACTTTTATGTGATCGCGCTCAAACGGAATTTCAATCTGAATCTGAAATACGGACAACACCGCTATGATTTTGACGAAGGCGTTCTCTATTTCATGGCTCCCGGACAGGTATTTGGCATGGGGCAGGATGCGGCAGGTGACAGCAATGAAGTAAAGGGATGGATGCTCCTGATCCATCCTGACTTTCTCTGGCATACCTCACTGGCAAAAGGTATCAAAAGATATGATTACTTTGACTATTCAGTAAACGAAGCATTGTTCTTATCTGACAAGGAAGAAGCGACCATCGTAAGCATTCTTCAAAATATCCGGCAGGAATATCAGGCGAATATGGATCAGTTTAGTCAGCATATTATTATCAACCATGTAGAGGCTTTACTCAACTACGCCGACCGCTTTTATCACAGACAGTTCCTGACACGTAAGATAGCGAATCACCAGGTGCTTGAACGATTAGACGATCTGCTGAAAGAAGCGTTTTCCAGTACAAAACTTCTCAGTTCCGGCGTGCCAACGGTACAGCAGATCGCCGACCAATTGCATCTTTCCCGTAATTATCTCAGTACATTGTTGACAATAGCAACAGGGCGGAATACCCAGCAGCATATTCAGGATAAATTGATTGCAGTGGCAAGAGAACGGATATCAACAACAACATTGTCAGTTAGTGAGATTGCTTATGAACTGGGGTTTGAGCACCCGCAGTCTTTCAGTAGAATTTTCAAAGTGAAAACGGGGATGTCGCCGCTGGCATTTCGGGAGTCGTTCAGACAGTAA
- a CDS encoding ester cyclase → MNVEKNKALISHFDTVCIEQNNTVAMDELVSDQVINHAAQSGMPNGKDSFHHFLNALHAGLSNIKVTKLRQIAENDLVVTHKLISGTHSGDLFGIAATGEPISFEAIEIIRIEDGKYAEHWVQSNMGMALGKLKGH, encoded by the coding sequence ATGAATGTAGAAAAAAACAAGGCACTCATCTCCCATTTTGACACTGTTTGTATTGAGCAAAATAACACTGTTGCGATGGATGAACTCGTATCTGACCAGGTGATTAACCATGCAGCTCAATCGGGTATGCCAAATGGAAAAGATAGTTTTCATCACTTTTTGAATGCACTGCATGCGGGGTTATCAAATATAAAAGTGACTAAATTAAGGCAGATTGCAGAGAATGATCTGGTGGTTACCCATAAGCTGATTAGCGGTACCCATAGCGGGGATTTATTTGGGATCGCAGCAACAGGTGAGCCGATTAGCTTTGAAGCAATTGAAATTATCAGGATAGAAGATGGAAAGTATGCAGAGCATTGGGTACAGAGTAATATGGGGATGGCGTTAGGGAAGTTGAAAGGCCATTGA
- a CDS encoding porin family protein, giving the protein MKKIILAFGLLSISYTTFAQSSLKSAVAKSADYLVIQAGYVNMNGTGASSLHMGFNRTLNVALMYDIPLSESKFSLGAGLGIGSDHYYFSKEKIDITNTTSPSRTASDNYKHSKMATTYLEIPLELRFHQRQDNLNKGFKVAVGVKTGYLLNAHTRLVNNQTGHNVTEVESSKYWFNTIRFAGTARIGWGNYALFGTYALNNIFKSNNTYAVKAYTVGISFGGF; this is encoded by the coding sequence ATGAAGAAAATCATCTTAGCATTTGGGTTACTCAGTATTTCATACACAACCTTCGCCCAAAGCTCACTGAAGAGTGCTGTTGCGAAATCAGCAGATTACCTGGTTATCCAGGCTGGTTATGTGAATATGAACGGTACCGGTGCCTCTTCCCTTCATATGGGCTTTAACAGAACCCTCAATGTCGCGCTCATGTATGATATTCCTTTGAGCGAAAGTAAATTCAGTCTCGGTGCCGGTTTGGGAATAGGTTCTGATCATTATTACTTTAGTAAAGAAAAGATCGATATCACCAATACGACATCACCATCCAGAACGGCATCAGATAATTACAAGCATTCCAAGATGGCGACTACTTACCTTGAAATTCCGTTGGAACTGCGTTTCCATCAACGCCAGGACAATCTCAACAAAGGTTTCAAAGTGGCTGTAGGTGTAAAAACCGGTTATCTGCTGAATGCACATACACGTTTAGTCAATAACCAGACAGGCCACAACGTTACAGAAGTGGAAAGCAGCAAGTACTGGTTTAATACCATCCGGTTTGCAGGTACAGCGAGGATTGGTTGGGGCAACTATGCCTTGTTTGGCACTTATGCACTGAACAATATATTCAAATCCAATAATACTTATGCTGTAAAGGCATATACAGTGGGAATTAGCTTCGGCGGTTTCTAA